Below is a genomic region from Citrobacter telavivensis.
AGCATGGCTGACAGACGCATGTCGTCGATAGTGCACATCAGCACGAGGATCATCGCCAGGAAGGCAATACAGATGTAGTTCCCCGCCGGATAGAGCAACGCCTTGAACTGGGTGTCGCGCCCTTTGCGACGCATCGCAGCACGAAAACGAAGATGCGCCAGACAGATCATGATCCAGTTCAGCAGCAGCGTTGCCACCACCAGTGCCATCAGCAGGCCAAAAGCCTCTTTCGGCAGCAGGTAGTTAATCAGCACCACCAGCGAAGTGATAGCGCCCGAGAGCAGCAGTGAGTTCACCGGCACGCCACGACGGCTGACGCGGGTCAGAAATTTCGGGGCGTTGCCCTGAACTGACAGACCAAACAGCATACGACTGTTGGAATAAACGCCACTGTTATAAACAGACAGAGATGCCACCAGAATCACGAAGTTCAGTGCTGAAGCCACCACGTTGCTGTTCAGATCGTGGAAAATCATCACAAACGGGCTACTGTCGGATTTCACTTCCACCCACGGATAGAGCGCCAGCAGAACCACCAGCGAACCGATGTAAAACAGCAAAATACGGTACACCACCTGATTGACGGCTTTGGGGATGCTTTTATGCGGATCACGGGCTTCTGCCGCAGTGATCCCGATAAGCTCCAGCCCGCCAAAAGAGAACATAATGACCGCCAGCGACAGAATCAGCCCCTTCCAGCCCGTCGCCAGAAAACCGCCGTGCTGCCACAGGTTGTCGATGGTCGCCCGCTCGCCGCCGTGACCCGAGAACAGCAGCCACAGGCCAAAGCCGATCATGCCGATAATCGCCAGTACTTTAATGAGCGCAAACCAGAATTCAGTTTCGCCGTACAGACGGACGTTCACCAGATTGACGGCGTTAATGATAATAAAGAAGGCCGCGGCCCAGACCCAGGTGGGAACGTCGGGTAACCAGTACTGCATATAGATACCGGCGGCCGTCAGTTCAGCCATCCCGACCAGCACAAACATCACCCAGTAGTTCCAGCCTGACAGGAAGCCCGCAAACGGCCCCCAGTATTTATAGGCAAAGTGAGCGAAAGAGCCCGATACCGGCTCTTCGACGACCATTTCGCCGAGCTGGCGCATGATCAGAAAGGCAATAACCCCGGCGATGCCATAACCCAGCAGTACTGCCGGACCCGCCATCTGAATCGCCGGACCGATACCCAAAAACAGCCCGGTACCAATTGCGCCGCCGAGGGCGATTAACTGGATATGTCGATTTTGCAAACCACGTTGCAGCGTCGGAGTCTGTTCCGACGACGCTTCAGAACGACCGTTGCCTGAAGCGGATGACGCGTCTCTCACGTCCTACCCCTGTCTCTTTTTTAGAAGGGGCACGTTTTAACACTTCATGCTGGAGGTAGCAAGTTAAAGGCGTGGGAATGGATGGGGCATCCTTGCCCCTGATAACGAGGTGGAACTCAGAACTCGTAACCAACGGACACTTTAACGGTGCGCGGTTCGCCCTGGGTGACGTACG
It encodes:
- the pheP gene encoding phenylalanine transporter, whose amino-acid sequence is MRDASSASGNGRSEASSEQTPTLQRGLQNRHIQLIALGGAIGTGLFLGIGPAIQMAGPAVLLGYGIAGVIAFLIMRQLGEMVVEEPVSGSFAHFAYKYWGPFAGFLSGWNYWVMFVLVGMAELTAAGIYMQYWLPDVPTWVWAAAFFIIINAVNLVNVRLYGETEFWFALIKVLAIIGMIGFGLWLLFSGHGGERATIDNLWQHGGFLATGWKGLILSLAVIMFSFGGLELIGITAAEARDPHKSIPKAVNQVVYRILLFYIGSLVVLLALYPWVEVKSDSSPFVMIFHDLNSNVVASALNFVILVASLSVYNSGVYSNSRMLFGLSVQGNAPKFLTRVSRRGVPVNSLLLSGAITSLVVLINYLLPKEAFGLLMALVVATLLLNWIMICLAHLRFRAAMRRKGRDTQFKALLYPAGNYICIAFLAMILVLMCTIDDMRLSAMLLPVWVIFLFVAFKLSRKK